From Salvia splendens isolate huo1 chromosome 3, SspV2, whole genome shotgun sequence, a single genomic window includes:
- the LOC121795185 gene encoding uncharacterized protein LOC121795185 codes for MVDGGGESSAADGLSTEEWLSCAQGLVPRALGKAREVKGFPGRWKMIISKLEQVPSRLSDLSSHPCFLRNALCKEQLQAVSKTLNGVIQFADLCVKEKYEGKLQMQSDLDALAGKLDLNLSDCGLLIKTGVLGEVSFSSAATSSCSDQEASVHGNLKELLARLQIGHLEAKHKALDSLVEVMKEDEKNVLAVIGRSNIGALVHLLTATSPRIREKTATVICSLAESGSCENWLVSEGVLPPLIRLVESGSSVGKEKATISLQRLSMSSETARSIVGHGGVRPLTDICYSGDSVSQSAAACTLKNISAVPEARQALAEEGIVKVMNLLDCGILLGSKEYAAECLQNLTSSNDDLKRSVISEGGMRSLLVYLDGPLPQESAVGALRNLVGLVSLEVLILLGLLPRLLHVLKSGSIGAQQAAAAAICQICTSAEMKRSVGEAGCIPLLVKMMESKANSAREVAAQAVASLMTLSHNCRLVKRDDKSVPNMVALLDPSPHNTAKKYVVSCLTLLSSSKKCKKLMISYGAIGYLKKLSEMDLVGAKKLLERLERGKLKTLFSRK; via the coding sequence ATGGTTGATGGTGGTGGTGAGAGCTCTGCTGCTGATGGTTTGTCGACTGAAGAATGGCTCTCTTGCGCTCAGGGACTAGTCCCGAGGGCGTTGGGGAAGGCGAGGGAGGTGAAGGGGTTCCCAGGGAGGTGGAAGATGATCATCTCGAAACTTGAGCAGGTGCCGTCACGGCTATCTGATTTATCCAGCCATCCTTGCTTCTTGAGGAATGCTCTGTGCAAGGAGCAGCTCCAGGCCGTGTCTAAGACGTTGAATGGTGTAATTCAATTCGCAGATTTGTGTGTGAAGGAGAAATATGAGGGTAAGCTTCAGATGCAGAGTGATCTGGATGCGCTTGCTGGGAAACTGGACTTGAATCTGAGCGATTGTGGGCTGTTGATCAAGACAGGGGTGCTAGGTGAGGTATCGTTCTCGTCTGCTGCGACAAGTAGTTGTTCTGATCAGGAGGCTTCAGTTCATGGAAACTTGAAGGAGCTGCTTGCCCGCCTCCAGATTGGCCATTTGGAGGCGAAGCACAAAGCGCTTGACAGCCTCGTGGAGGTGATGAAGGAGGATGAGAAGAATGTGTTGGCTGTGAtcggaaggagcaatattggaGCATTGGTCCATTTGCTGACCGCCACTTCGCCTCGGATAAGGGAGAAGACGGCCACTGTTATCTGCTCGCTTGCAGAGTCAGGCAGCTGCGAGAACTGGCTCGTCTCAGAAGGTGTCCTCCCACCTCTGATAAGGCTCGTGGAGTCCGGGAGCAGTGTGGGGAAGGAGAAGGCCACCATCTCCCTGCAGAGGCTGTCAATGTCGTCTGAGACGGCTCGTTCAATTGTTGGGCATGGCGGGGTTAGGCCATTGACTGACATATGTTACAGTGGTGATTCTGTTTCACAATCTGCCGCGGCCTGCACGCTTAAGAACATATCCGCTGTGCCTGAGGCGAGGCAAGCACTCGCAGAGGAAGGGATTGTGAAGGTGATGAATCTTCTTGATTGTGGGATCCTTTTAGGATCAAAGGAGTATGCAGCTGAATGCCTGCAGAATCTCACCTCAAGCAACGATGATTTGAAAAGATCGGTCATCTCAGAAGGCGGGATGCGTAGCCTGCTTGTCTATCTAGACGGCCCGCTGCCTCAAGAATCCGCAGTTGGTGCACTTAGAAACTTGGTTGGTTTAGTGTCACTGGAGGTGTTGATCTTGTTAGGGCTTCTCCCCCGACTGCTTCACGTGCTCAAGTCCGGATCCATCGGGGCTCAGCAGGCGGCAGCAGCAGCAATCTGTCAAATCTGCACCTCAGCAGAGATGAAAAGATCGGTGGGTGAGGCCGGGTGCATCCCGTTGCTCGTGAAAATGATGGAGTCCAAGGCCAATAGCGCGAGGGAGGTTGCAGCGCAGGCGGTTGCTAGCTTGATGACTCTATCCCACAACTGCCGTCTGGTCAAGAGAGATGACAAGAGCGTGCCAAACATGGTGGCATTGCTCGATCCCAGCCCTCACAATACAGCCAAGAAATACGTGGTCTCGTGCCTTACCCTACTCTCCTCGAGTAAAAAGTGCAAGAAGCTGATGATCTCGTATGGGGCAATCGGATACCTCAAGAAGCTTTCGGAGATGGATTTGGTGGGGGCGAAGAAGCTTCTAGAACGTCTAGAGCGAGGTAAACTCAAAACTCTGTTCAGCAGGAAGTAA